ATTTCTTCGGTCAGAAGGAATGGGACAAGTGGGCTGACAGATATGACAATGTATTCCTGAAGGGAGGAAGCAATGTCATCACCTATAAGCGTGACGGGGGCGATCCGGCGAATGTCAATCTGGATTATATCTCCGTTACCGAAGCGGCGACCTGGACGTATGAGGCGGAATCCGCCAAAACGACAGGTGGAGCGGATGCCAGGGTCGTTCAGGCTCAGCATGGAAATACGGGAATCGGTTATGTGAGCGGTCTGTCCCAATTGAACTCATCCGTGGAATTCTCTGTGGATATCGAGTATGCGGCTTCCTACGATCTCAAGCTGCGGTACGCCACAGAGCAGAGCGGCAAAACATTGTCGCTGGAGGTGAACGGCACGCCTGTACAGGACATGGTCCTTCCCTACTCCGGAGGTGCCAAGGTGTGGAAGGAACAGATTGTAACCGTTCCCCTGAACAAAGGGAAAAACAGCATCACCTATAAGAATGCAGCCGGAGATTCAGGTGTCATCCATATCGATCATATTCATCTGAATAAGCGCACGCCCTGGAAATATCAGGCGGAAGCAGCAACCCTCTTAGGTACGGTGGGTATCGGAAGAGACCGTCTATGGTTCGAAGGCAACGGTTATGTCGGATTATTCCAGAAAAAAGGGGATTCTATCGGGTTTGAAGTGAATGTCCCCTATACAGCGGCCTACACGTCAACCTTGCGCTATTCGGGTGTACAATCGTCGAATCGAACCATGACCATGTATGTGAACGGCAAACGGATCAAGCAAGTTTCCTTGCCGCCGACAGAGAATTGGGATACCTGGACGGACGCGACCGAGACGGTCAATCTGGAAGCCGGGAAGAATAGCATTGAATTCCGCCGTGAGGAAGGGGATACCGGACAGCTCAATATAGACAGCCTGATCCTGGATAAATTCAGCGGAGGCTTCATCAGCACGAAGGCCAGGGAACTTACCCCCGAGAAGATGGTGAAAATCCAGCCGAAGCATAGCGGCAAGGCGCTGAGTGTTGCCGGTGAGAAGTACAATCAAGGAGCAGCCGTTATTCAATATTCCAATGGCGAAACCAATAGTCAATTAGTGCGATTCCTGGATCTGGGAACAGGCTATTACCGGATCCTGGTTATGCGTGGCGCACGCTTCCTCGATATCAAGCCTGATTCAGATATTCAAGAGCTTATTCTAAATCATACCCTTGAAGATGCCCCCACTCCCTCCGATACGGAACAGTGGCGTCTGGAAAAGGATGGCGATTATTACAAAGTGATCAACAAAAGCAACGGAAAGGTGATTACGGTCAATGAAGCATCCAAAGGAAACAACGCTGTTCTGCGGTTGGCTGATGACGAGGGGAAAGACAGCCAACGGTTTAAGATTGAGCCGCGCAACCTTTATGACACTACATTCCACGCGGTGTCGGACATTACCGCTGTCCCGGCGGCAGTGCAGGCAGGACAGAAGCTGACTCTCTCTGGAACAGTCTCACCGGATTGGGCCACGCGCAAGAGCATCACCTGGAGCATCAAGGATGCCGGGCAAACAAGAGCTTCCCTGAATGGGAATGTGCTGTCCGCCACAAGAGCGGGAACAGTCATTGTCACCGCTACGATTGAAGAAGGAAGCGGGATCGGCGTGAACTACTCCAAGGACTTCACCATTACCGTCTCCAAGAAGGACGCGGATGTTAGTCCTGAAAAGGCCACCTATGATCTCCATGTTCCCGGGGATGTAAGCACTAGCATCATATGGAATGATGCCAAGTCTGTGACCGGGGTGTTATACGCAGCAACAGTATCAGGTGCCGTTTACAATGGCACTTTGGGAACGGATGGTTATACGGTCAGTGGAGATATGTTGACCATCAAGCGCGAGACTATGGCCGCACTGGGGGTGAAGAGCGGTGATAAGGCGGACTTCTCTATCCTATTTAATCTGGGGAATCCGGCTGTGCTCAGTGTCAATGTGGTGGACAGCGTTGCTTTGACCAGCCATAGCATCACAGCGGCAACCGAGGGAAACTGCACTGCCTGCGCCAATGTATCATCGGCGGTCAAGGATACGGCGATTACCGTACCAGCAGATAAGAAGTGCGAATTCGGCATAGGTGATGAGATTAAGATCGGGATCCCTGACGGCGTCCCGAACGGAATTCCAGCTTAGCTGAATGGCGGTGCTTCTACAGTTCGTATTGCGGGGGAATCTATTGGTTTCTCCAGGTGAACATGAACGCTATAGACAACAGGATGATATGATTCGAAGGAGGATTGCACATGATCAAAAAAAAATTCAGACATTATCTGCTTGCTCTCGCAGTGCTGCTGATGCTGCTGCAATGGAGCGGAGTGGCTGCGACGGCAGAGTCGACGCCAGCTAAGCCGGATTCGGCTTCTGTGCAGGGGGAAAAGAATGTGTCGGATTTCTACAATGTCATCATGCAGACAGGAGCCGATCCTTGGGTTTACAAGCACACGGACGGCTTTTATTACAACGCATTTGCCAACTCCAGCGGCATCATGATCCGCAGAGCGAAGACTATCAGCGGCATCGAAGCGGGCGAGAGGAGCCTGGCCTGGTCGCCGGTTAAGGGCACCATGTACAGCTCCAATGTGTGGGCGCCGGAAATGCATTATCTCAAGGATACCGACGGCAAATTCAAATGGTTTATTTACTTTGCGGCTGACAACGGAACCAACGCAAATCACCGCATGTACGTGCTGGAGAACGCCAGTGAAAATCCGTTGACCGGCACCTGGGTGTTCAAAGGGAAGATTGCCGATTCGACCGACCGTTGGGCGATCGACGGCACGGTGCTGACAGTAAATGAGAAGCACTATTTCATCTGGTCCGGTTGGGAAGAAACGGACGGAAGCTTCCAAAATTTATATATTGCGCAGATGAGCGATCCGCGAACCATCAGCTCGGAACGGGTATTGCTCTCGACGTCTGAATATGATTGGGAGTCATCCCCGGCCAGAATCAATGAAGGCCCCGAAGTCACGATCAAGGGCGACACGATCAATCTGATCTATTCCGCAAACGGAAGCTGGACAGACAGTTACTGCCTCGGGCTGATCACGGCCAAGATCGGCGACGATTTGATGAATCCCGGCTCGTGGGTGAAAAAAGACAAGCCGATCTTTTCCAGCGCCAATGGCGTTTACGGCCCGGGCCACCACAGCATCGTCACGTCCCCCGATGGCGCAGAGGACTGGATCATCTACCATGCCGCCCGCTGGCCGGGCTCGGGATGGACCCGCAAAGTCCACACGCAGAAATTCACCTGGAACGCAGACAATACGCCGAATCTGGGGGAGCCGGCCGATCCGAATACTCCGATAGCCAAGCCTTCGGGCGAGCCGCTGCGGAAGCGCTATGAAGCGGAAAACGC
The window above is part of the Paenibacillus hamazuiensis genome. Proteins encoded here:
- a CDS encoding CBM35 domain-containing protein, giving the protein MRRVGLFVVSMVVLLVMMLTNIAYADVSSSYLNPLMKGADPTIERQDDGYYYSAAGDGNVVLKRHETILGVSTAKSKEVWKLPDNLEFIWGPDAHRIDGKWYIYFASGPKVSDKAGRFAYGHPSSYVLENSSPDPFEGTWELKGTYDNGDGLTPQQGLLNTQSYGLPTGFVTIKGQRYLTYTKYFYYTDPKTGNETFDECPTIVKMKNPWTLEGEEITLARPTYDWEKYVDNVNEGAAVVERNGKVYFAYSASSYTSDNYAVGLSWADLTQSVENEAAWNKHPEPIMKRSDENSSYSTGSPLFLKSEDGTEDWITYHGIPTHSQGGKNREVRAQRINWTDNDFINLGIPSNPGTVLSRPSGEEKSEVYEAEDAQLSGAARATMNSIYASSGRYVRFSNGNDSDYVEFTVNTNAGGIYSLDFRYNNNTTEPVTMTLGVNQEAPAALVFPSNAGSENKLNFDIKTVHNVRLNDGSNIVRLSGKSALGLDAIIVKKSVLYEAEGAELSGGTGIAQNHAGYSGSGFVRGFTKPNAAISFKVNAPHAGSYSVKLAYGAGTGKDRTLTMYVNGTKIKQVNFFGQKEWDKWADRYDNVFLKGGSNVITYKRDGGDPANVNLDYISVTEAATWTYEAESAKTTGGADARVVQAQHGNTGIGYVSGLSQLNSSVEFSVDIEYAASYDLKLRYATEQSGKTLSLEVNGTPVQDMVLPYSGGAKVWKEQIVTVPLNKGKNSITYKNAAGDSGVIHIDHIHLNKRTPWKYQAEAATLLGTVGIGRDRLWFEGNGYVGLFQKKGDSIGFEVNVPYTAAYTSTLRYSGVQSSNRTMTMYVNGKRIKQVSLPPTENWDTWTDATETVNLEAGKNSIEFRREEGDTGQLNIDSLILDKFSGGFISTKARELTPEKMVKIQPKHSGKALSVAGEKYNQGAAVIQYSNGETNSQLVRFLDLGTGYYRILVMRGARFLDIKPDSDIQELILNHTLEDAPTPSDTEQWRLEKDGDYYKVINKSNGKVITVNEASKGNNAVLRLADDEGKDSQRFKIEPRNLYDTTFHAVSDITAVPAAVQAGQKLTLSGTVSPDWATRKSITWSIKDAGQTRASLNGNVLSATRAGTVIVTATIEEGSGIGVNYSKDFTITVSKKDADVSPEKATYDLHVPGDVSTSIIWNDAKSVTGVLYAATVSGAVYNGTLGTDGYTVSGDMLTIKRETMAALGVKSGDKADFSILFNLGNPAVLSVNVVDSVALTSHSITAATEGNCTACANVSSAVKDTAITVPADKKCEFGIGDEIKIGIPDGVPNGIPA